tcggtctctctgttcctctgttggtctctctgttcttctctctctatattcctctgtcggtctctctgttttccgtctctctgttcctctgttggtctctctgttcttctgtctttctgttcctccaactctcagtctgtctctctgcctcgctgtctctctatacctgtctctctgttcatcatTCAActtgtctatttttctttttcggtCTGTGTGGCTGGCTCTCACGCAAAGTGCATGTGGATGAATCTATTCAGAATGACAACTTTTTTTCGGGGATATattatggggttttttggggggcagtTTTCGTCAGGGATATGTTATGGTTTTACTTGGCAGTTTTTGTCAGGGATATGTTATGGTTTTATTTGGCAGTTTTTGTCGAGGATGTGTTATGGTTTTATTTAGCAATTTTTGTCGGGAGTTTATTATGGTTTTATTTGGCAGTTTTTGTCGGGAATTTATTGTGGTTTCATTTGGCAAGATTTTGTCGAGGATTTATTATGGTTAGGCAATTTTTGTCGGTGATTTATCATCGTTTTATTTGGCAATTTTGTCGGGGATTTATCATGGTTTTATTTAGCAATTTTTGTCGTTGATCTATCATGGTTTTATTGGTCAATTTTTGTCGTGGATTTATTATGGTTTTATTTGCAATGCCTACTTGAGAAGAATCCGCACACTGTGTATCGTTTGCTGACAtatgtttctggttttgtttaaTGTTGTTGCAGGTGTTCAATtacaccatcatcttcttcatctgcaAGAACCTTCTGGTGCTTGCCCTGCAGACCTACAGGGTCATAGTCCTCTTCATGGAAAGCAGAGCAAAGGTCAAGGAGTCGAAGGTGAAGGCTAAGGCTGCCATGCTAGCGAGGCGCTACTCTACCATCAGTCTCTACAGCTTCGGCAGCACAAGCACCGTTCGTGAGAACGACAgcgatgacgacagtgatgacgacGGCGATAACAGAGGTGGTCGGAAAGTAATTTCTTCGTCTGTCGACAGCAGGGACGCTCTGAAAGGGAACGTGTTCGTAGTGTCCGAGACAGCAACACAAGCCGGATCTTCCATGTCCGCCGCCTATGACCCACCTCCCTCCAGCTCCGCGTTCGCAGGAATGCCCACCGTGGGCAGAAAGAACCTGCCTCCCATCCTCAGTCTTCTGGCCGCCAGCAACAAGAGCAGAGGGAGGTCACAGCCGTCACCCTCTTGGGCCAAAGTGCCCAGCAAGAGTCAGGGAGGTCCGCCGGAGAGGGACAGCGACCCGCACAACAACGAGGAGGGTGCCAGGAACTCTGCCGTGGAGGAGAAAGCTGCAGGACACGCCCCAGTGAGGTCCATCCACATAGCTCCGGGGGTGGCCATTGCTGTGCAGCCGCCCAGGACCAACGACCCGACCGCTCCCGGCGCCAGGAGAAAGTTCCTGAAGAAGGTCGCCTCTGAGGGAGCTCTTCCCACGGTGAAGGAGTCATCATCACCCGGCCTGGGGCGTCGGTCTTTGGACATGTCCAAGAGGACAGCAGCGAAAACCTCAGTCCCGGCCCACAGGACCTTCTCCGCCTGGCTCAGCGGGACCACCTCCTCCAGGGACACAGCGTCCCGCATGTCCCTGCAGCAGCAGCGAAAGTCAGCCATGGAGCGTTTTCTGATGGAATCATGTCACCCTCTTCAGGCGGAGAAGGAAGCATTTTCCTGGGCCAAGCCCTCGTCCAGTGATGCCTCAGGTCCCCGGTCCGGTGAGGACGTGGGCGGTCCGTCCAGAGCAGGGCAAGTGTCGCAACAGCCAGCAAGTCCCTCGTCCAGGCAGGCCCCGCCGCTGTCTATGATGTCACGGTCCGGCAGACACACTGACCACGGCTTGCAGTTCTGATCGGagctgtgcctgtctgtctgtctgtttcactgccctatattttttcattcatctgttcattcattaatgtatttatgtatttatttattcattcattcactcattctttcattcatttatttgttactttttgactcacttgtgtaaacaaagtgagtctatgttttaacccggtgttcggttgtctgtgtgtgtgtgtgtgtgtgtgtccgtggtaaactttaacattgacattttctctgcaaatactttgtcagttgacaccaaattaggcataaaaataggaaaaattcagttctttccagtcatcttctttaacacaatattgcacctctgggatgggcacacacacacacacaaaatgaagcctaattatatgcaaactgcatttactgttatatttatattttttgtattctctaaacttggcactttgatctgatattctgacccaacaacaagagcagtcattattatcatgttttgttcaaacaggaacttcttttgctaagcatggaagttttatttattttgcaaacattttggtgcagatagtaaaaaaagggaaattactttgtaattaatgctaggggacttaatttgctttaaactgatctttctcatcttaaacattacattttgaaattatactcaatacataaaaagcttggatttttttttaagcgtatcacaagtgagtcttgaaggccttgcctctcttgttttttattcgtttctttatttgtttatctgtttatttatttgtttagttattcaattattcattattattattattgatattattgttgttgttgttgttgttaccgccATTCTcgttgttatgattattgttcGTTTTATGTTTGTAGTTGGCAAAAGATGGCCGTTGCGGTCGACTAAACTGTAAATAACATAAACTGTGACTGATGCTGACATATTCATCAAACAAGCTGGAGTTCTGGTTTTACTTACAGTTGCAACCTTAgttggctttgaaaaaaaaagagtatatactaaaaaaaaaaaaaaaaaaaaaaaaaaaaattgtggatggcACATTCGAAACAGGACTGCAATTCTCGTTGATCACGTGTGGCTGAGACTTTCGGCAGACTAAAAGAGAAACAATTTTCTCTGTGCAAACATCGGGACCTTGTGGTAAACCATTGTACAGCTGACTCATTTCTCTTTGACTTTCGGACCTGTGATGTCTGTAGTTACTAATGATGATTCTGAactgggcaggcaggcagacagacaggcaggcagacaggcaggcagacggacaggcagacaggtaggcagacaggcaggcagacagacaggcagacggagaatCTTTTCAAATGAACGGAACACGAAGTACTGATTGACTGAAACGAGGGACAACAGACATACATTGCTCTGGCTATTTGAGATTATCAAGTGGGCTACTCTGGACGTGATTTACCTGCAGTTTGTACAAGATTCATTCTGTCCGCCACTCCCTCCCACGTATCCATGGTGTAGGTTATGTAAAGCTGGTTCTtcgttagtagtagtattatcatgattataatgatgattatgaggatgatgaggattatactactactactactactacgactgatGCTGCTACTAATTACTATTGTTATTGCTATCGTTAtctttatcgttatcgttattgttattattattattattattattattattattattattattattattattattattattattattgttgttgttgttgttgttgttgttgttgttgttaatgttgtgagGTTACAGTGATTTTGACCATGGATCAATCTGGTCCAACAGCAGTGTCGAAAACCATTTCAGTTGTGTCCCATGTTGAACGTCTTCTGTTTgaagaatgcatgtgtgtgtgtgtgtgtgtgtgtgtgtgtgtgtgtgtgtgtgtgtgtgtgtgtgtgtgtgtgtgtgtgtgaactgactgTGTAAATGCTTTAAAAATTAGTTGAATAGTAGTTCTCTAAAAGAAAGaatacagtgactgtgtgtgtgtatgtatggaacgcttatttattcccccggtttttttttgtttttttggggttttttctcaaggcctgactaagcgcgttgggttacgctgctggtcaggcatctgcttggcttggcagatgtggtgtagcgtatatggttttgtccgaacgcagtgacgcctccttgagctactgaaactgaaactggaacgcTCAGCTTATGTCACAGATTAACGCAAGttttcagttgggccaacagcaaagtcagagctgtatGATAATAGTTTCTCCATCGCAGTAGGAAGTTatttacagcttttttttctgaaggtctATGACTCCTCAAACTAGGTaggggcaagattgcactggctcttagcgctgcagccttggtgggCTAGTAGGCCTTCCAAcggcgactgtcctaaaaccctcttggccgagggagtaGGGATGTgatttggacaagacactctgtACTAAAAAATCAGATTCTAGCCGAGAaagtggggacagcagttgcctcctctgttttaatggtcatagtcggacactgttatatacaaatatatggGAAGAAgtaacagatgcacacacaggtctgtgtctctgtgtgtgtgtgtgtgtctatgtgtgtgtgtgtgtgtgtgtgtgtgtgtgtgtgtgtgtatctatgtgtgtgtgtgtgtgtgtgtgcgcgcgtgcatgtgtgtgtgtgtgtgtgtgtgtgaggtgtgtgtgtctatgtgtgtctgtgtctgtgtgtgtctatctgtgtgtctgtgtgtgtgtatgtgtgtgtctgtgtgtatgtgtgtctgtgtgtctgtgtgcgtgtctgtgtgtgtctatgtgtgtctgtgtctgtgtgtgtctatatgtgtgtctgtgtgtgtgtatgtgtgtgtctgtgtgtgtatgtgtgtgtgtgtgtgtctgtgtgtctgtgtttgtgtctctgtgtgtctgtgtctatgtctgtgtctatatctgtgtatttctgtgtgtgtgtgtgtctgtgtttgtgtctgtgtgtttaagtctttttaagcagatgtggtgtagcgtgtttaTCGATGATTCCGTaggctttgacaccttgaaactaaatttttttgtgagagaaagagagagagagagagaagcttttgAAACATGACTGAAGCAAATACATCTTGACTGTACATAATAAACCCAAAATAAACAAAGTTAATAACAGCtgcatgttttgaaaaaaaaaacccaaaaaactcgtGCGttaatgaatgtatgtgtgcgtatgtacgtaCGCGTCGGCATACTcgcgcgcgccggtgtgtgtgtgtgtgtgtgtgtgtgtgtgtgtgtgtgtgaaaattacgtTGCTAAATGTTTGCATGCAGTATCCAAGATCATGTTACGAAATAAACTCCGAAGAATGCCCGAGCACATGGTTTCAATGGTGTAGGTACTGCCAGTTCAGGTTTTCGTAAATGCCTGCTGACCGCGTACCGGGTTTGTTCCCACAAAGTGAACTATCCATGATTGATTTCTGAGGCGCAGTGGGCCGCGGGCTTGTGATACTGTATTGTCTTCATGTTTGTCAACGGACTCGAACTTTAACGAGATTGGACTCCCCCGCCCAAGCTTTACAGACTGTTGGTGTGGCTTGATTTCCGTGCGGACCACAGCAACAGTGAAACAGCCGACCGTGATTGCGAAACTCAGGATAGATCGGTACACACAGCTCCGTTGTTTAGTTCCGCAGGAAATCACGCGTGCAGAATGAGACGAAATCTCCCCCTGGGAATGtattgttcatttgtgtgtgtgtgtgtgtgtgtgtgtgtgtgtgtgtgtgtgtgtgtgtgtgtgtgtgtgcgcgcgcgtgtgtatatgtgcgtgtgtatttaaTGACTGCATTTTAATCATGACTGATTCGTGTGTTCAGCAATCCGTTATACGAAACTCAGTATATTAAAGCTACTCAATATTCTATtgttgaattaaaaaacaaacaaacaaacaaatgtttaaaACTGACTTTGTTCAAAGACGTAATTTTGGTAATAAAAGACAATTCGTCGTTCTTTTTAAACAATTTACCACAATGAAGGTctgtaaaaagagaaaaaatgaaacagagaaTCGAAAAGATCAGCGATGCTAACGACAACGATGGTGGTCGCCATTATAaaacaaagtactttttttttgtatcatgtCATTCAAAGTTTGTAATATTTTATGACGCACAGACGTATATGTTGGACACCGACGAAAACAGTCTGCGGCACATTGCCTGTGAAtgttactcttctctctctctctctctctctctctctctctcttaatgcgtTATTTGGATGTAATATATTGTATCTGTATAGTTTGTTATATTATATTTTCGTACATTGTAATAATCGAATgaataaagacatttgaaaatgaTTAAACACCTGTCTAGCCGATGGTACAAATCCTGAGCAATAACAGAACAGTTTTCTCTCGAAAAAGCCATGTTGTCCATTGTTTGTCTGCTGGTTTTCGATACTACTCTTGACAGCCAGGAAGATGAAGGCAAACGGGAATGTGAAATAAAGAGAAAACAGACACTGTCGAGCATTTCGCACATGTTTTCTTCCCGTTCTCTCTTGGATACACTGAGGGAATGAAAGAAATTAGGGGAGTGCTATAGTTTCGTCTGGAATAAATTCACTGAAGGGTACAAAGAGAAAGAACCGACATCAGAATAAAGCAAACCACCGCACTGACTGAAGTTCAAGTCCGACACAGGTTATACAACAGTACAGCAGTGTATTGATTAAATTTAAATCTTCAAGCCTGTTCTGTCTGTGAATTCAGCCCGGCCCCAAACAAATGATGGATACCTTTTCAAACAACTGATTTCAATGAAAGGAACTGAGAGAGTTTTGACATGACGGAACAGTACTTTAGTAATGAaatcgaagaacacacacacacacacacacacacacacacacacacacacacacacacacacacacacacacactaacacacacactaacacaccaaacGAACAAGACCCATGCTCGCGgcgttttaggacaaaatataaGCTCTTACAGCTTACATTGATCCTTCATCGTCAAATCATTCCACATCAAGTCTGCAGAAGAGCTgcttttcgttctgtctttctcttcgtctTTGATTTTTAGGGGTGTGgatttttaaatttaattttttttttcttcagacagGGTTTTTTACCAGAGTAAGGATTGATTCTCAGCAAAGACAGGCTGCAAAGACGTCTCAAAGGAAATCGTTGACTCGTGAAACACCCCCTGGAGGCAGTGGAAGCTCATTTACGGAAAACTATCAATTTTGAGTTCACCCGTTCGCTCGACCACGTTTTCTTGGGTTTTATCAGTTATGTAGGTCAGGGGAACAAGATGGTCATATTTGATTTGCTGTCTGTGAAACGCTTCCATGCACAGAGATCGATGAGAACAGCGAGGCAACGTGCATCCTGGTTTTAAAAGctgtaacagacacagacacagacacacacacacacacacacacacacacacacacacacacagttctaatACAGTCTGACGCATCGAAGGACAAAACACATTCTCGCCACCGATTCGAAATCTTCCCTCCAATATTCGCAAGCGTGGATTAATTGTGGTTACCTATGTGGGTTGATAAAGTATTATTGCACTGTATCATTGCATTTACATTGCTTTATGTTTCATAGTCTTGTATCAATCAGTTTGCTCAGCCAACTGAACTGGCACCGTGCTCACCATGATAACGCCATGCCGATTCATCACACTGACATTCGTTCAATGTTTTCAACCTTGATTTTATATACAG
This genomic interval from Babylonia areolata isolate BAREFJ2019XMU chromosome 8, ASM4173473v1, whole genome shotgun sequence contains the following:
- the LOC143284980 gene encoding uncharacterized protein LOC143284980 encodes the protein MGILKEILFEYIDYFKATFARCMFLMHATIVIWRTVVLLGTTYWLIAIGVVCLFIEYFVTLIVRNGQEWNWFSPATLCYLISALPGLWLQKLYHLGHYGNIASTSVATVPSTSVTLDFSQEDWMLLSEQTMMVTIILSRWLLPKGQMTHNEVSQLLLLYLSLSSDIIDFLSIFSFTAVANDEAYCYVLLFWWTWAMLQFTLVLTSTHDTDTDNDAGNKDNNKPGDIESGKETTTTTGDTENSGNREEEEDEITAEDGEEGNGTKGGTAEGGGEQGGGKETEKESAVKSLKLREVLCSSELWAILVVFFLQDGPFLANRLVVMLYFKVFNYTIIFFICKNLLVLALQTYRVIVLFMESRAKVKESKVKAKAAMLARRYSTISLYSFGSTSTVRENDSDDDSDDDGDNRGGRKVISSSVDSRDALKGNVFVVSETATQAGSSMSAAYDPPPSSSAFAGMPTVGRKNLPPILSLLAASNKSRGRSQPSPSWAKVPSKSQGGPPERDSDPHNNEEGARNSAVEEKAAGHAPVRSIHIAPGVAIAVQPPRTNDPTAPGARRKFLKKVASEGALPTVKESSSPGLGRRSLDMSKRTAAKTSVPAHRTFSAWLSGTTSSRDTASRMSLQQQRKSAMERFLMESCHPLQAEKEAFSWAKPSSSDASGPRSGEDVGGPSRAGQVSQQPASPSSRQAPPLSMMSRSGRHTDHGLQF